The following are encoded in a window of Rosa chinensis cultivar Old Blush chromosome 4, RchiOBHm-V2, whole genome shotgun sequence genomic DNA:
- the LOC112199647 gene encoding uncharacterized protein LOC112199647 produces the protein MLRRSDTDEPCVHKVYEWWDAMIEQVKAAIYKQEGKEHEEPSEFYDVVYTILLARWTKSSSPLHCTAHSLNPRYYSMEYLHGAPNRLPPHQDSEISKERKECLKKYYANEEERRSVNEEFASFSACLDEFASSDSINDRGKMPPMKWWVVHGSSTPNLQRLALKLLGQPCSSSCCERNWSTYKFIHSLRRNRITPQRAEDLVFVHNNLRLLSRRTPQYKCGEMWDIGGDDFDSMDTVNGGILEVANLSLDEPELEGVIFDDEDEVD, from the exons ATGCTTAGGAGGAGTGATACGGATGAGCCATGTGTTCACAAGGTTTATGAGTGGTGGGATGCTATGATTGAGCAAGTAAAGGCCGCTATCTATAAACAAGAAGGCAAAGAACATGAAGAGCCTTCGgaattttatgatgtggtgtacACGATTTTGCTAGCAAGATGGACCAAGAGTTCCTCACCTCTTCATTGCACGGCACATTCATTGAATCCAAG ATATTATAGCATGGAATATCTTCATGGAGCTCCTAATCGTCTTCCTCCACATCAAGATAGTGAGATTTctaaggaaagaaaagaatgtCTTAAGAAATACTATGCTAATGAAGAGGAAAGACGAAGTGTGAATGAGGAGTTTGCCTCTTTTTCGGCATGCTTGGATGAATTTGCAAGTAGTGATTCTATCAATGATAGAGGTAAGATGCCACCAATGAAATGGTGGGTTGTCCATGGATCTAGTACACCAAATCTCCAAAGGTTAGCTTTAAAGCTACTAGGACAACCTTGTTCCTCCTCATGTTGTGAAAGAAATTGGAGCACCTACAAGTTTATTCACTCTTTGAGGAGGAATAGGATTACACCACAAAGAGCCGAAGATTTGGTGTTTGTGCACAATAATCTTCGGCTTTTATCAAGGAGAACTCCACAATACAAATGTGGAGAGATGTGGGATATTGGAGGGGATGATTTTGACTCAATGGATACGGTTAATGGAGGCATTCTTGAGGTTGCCAACCTCTCTCTTGATGAACCGGAATTGGAGGGTGTAATctttgatgatgaggatgaagttGATTGA
- the LOC112200454 gene encoding transcriptional corepressor LEUNIG, producing the protein MGIHSFIRSGSTSLWTSSATKTFYTSSQPFHQLQMLTPQHQQQLMLAQQNLTSPSASDDSRRLRMLLNNRSMGLGKDGLSNSVGDVVPNVGSPLQAAGSMMPRGDTDMLMKVTKNQPGRKRKQPVSSSGHHVSPCGLRSIHENNGDWFSL; encoded by the exons ATGGGCATTCACAGCTTTATTA GGTCTGGATCAACTTCGCTCTGGACTTCTTCAGCAACAAAAACCTTTTATACAAGCTCCCAGCCCTTTCATCAGCTTCAAATGCTGACACCACAACACCAGCAACAACTTATGCTTGCCCAGCAAAATTTGACATCCCCATCTGCCAGTGATGATAGTAGAAGACTAAGAATGCTATTGAATAATCGAAGTATGGGGCTTGGAAAGGATGGTCTTTCAAATTCCGTTGGCGATGTAGTGCCAAATGTAGGATCACCTCTTCAAGCTGCAGGCTCTATGATGCCTCGTGGAGATACAGATATGCTGATGAAG GTCACAAAAAACCAGCCTGGGAGGAAGAGAAAGCAGCCGGTGTCATCTTCAGGCCATCATGTGTCCCCCTGTGGCTTACGCTCAATACATGAGAATAATGGAGACTGGTTTAGCTTGTAA
- the LOC112199648 gene encoding uncharacterized protein LOC112199648: MAACESGPMFLRAVNCEGDSKDRFFISDLLIDSILEIGPQHVVQVITDNASNCKAAGAIINARFPHIFWTPCVVHTLNLALKNICTPSSITSNKVAYDACNWISQVAEDVWFIKNFIMNHGMRLAMFNEHSHLKMLSIADTRFASIVVMLKRFRKIKQSLERMVISDQWEAYRDDDVTKARAVKD; encoded by the coding sequence ATGGCAGCTTGTGAATCTGGACCTATGTTTTTGAGAGCAGTGAACTGTGAAGGGGATTCGAAAGACAGGTTCTTCATTTCTGACTTGCTCATTGATAGTATTTTGGAGATTGGTCCACAACATGTTGTCCAGGTAATCACTGATAATGCTAGCAATTGCAAAGCTGCTGGAGCTATTATTAATGCTAGATTTCCACACATATTTTGGACTCCATGTGTTGTGCATACACTAAACCTTGCTTTGAAGAACATATGCACACCAAGTTCCATTACTTCTAATAAGGTTGCTTATGATGCATGTAATTGGATTTCACAAGTTGCTGAGGATGTGTGGTTCATAAAGAATTTCATTATGAACCATGGTATGAGGTTGGCTATGTTTAATGAGCACTCCCACTTGAAGATGTTATCCATTGCTGATACACGCTTTGCATCCATTGTTGTGATGCTTAAGAGATTTAGGAAGATCAAGCAATCTCTAGAACGGATGGTGATAAGTGATCAATGGGAAGCTTATAGAGATGATGATGTGACAAAAGCAAGGGCCGTGAAAGACTGA